From the genome of Nicotiana sylvestris chromosome 2, ASM39365v2, whole genome shotgun sequence, one region includes:
- the LOC104249940 gene encoding lipase-like PAD4, which produces MESEASSFESSETLAAFVASTPLLEESLKACGVADASVDSHFAVIKVGGTAYVAFSGIKLAAGVDQSCRNLLPLPDELFSGLCMDGTDNPPMVHAGLLHLFQSVYTKNFFRNQMVEIMNTSKSIVITGHSVGGAIASLLALWLLSHPQNVCSLICITFGSPMLGNESFSQTILQERWAGHFSHVVSQHDIVPRLLFAPSPTPLIALASSSCSFQFIFHLSEENKTQLFRVVLASLEVISKGECKSSFWPFGSYLFFTNMGAVCVDNGMLIVKLLYLMLLNGSPSSSLEDHLGYTHYIQKLHWQFIESRSFMGGNLPEASYEAGITLALESLGIASHELNSEDAKKALKEAKKSGRTRNLNSAILAIDLSKINPLRAQIEWYKASCDKSSDQMGYYDSYKQRGKRGASKRDFKVNMNRIRLAKFWDSVIDKWEKNQLPYDFHKRAKWVNASQFYKLLVEPLDIAEYYRSGMHHVKGHYMKHGRERRYKIFDTWWNDGEVENGTDHTTAARSRFASSTQDSCFWAKVEEARDRLIKVRAEADARKFVKILEDITKFDQYARRLIENKEVSIDVLAKNSSYTLFIEEWKEFQSQLQLFQPYFPGIPEGEMVP; this is translated from the exons ATGGAATCGGAAGCTTCATC GTTCGAGTCGAGCGAGACGTTGGCAGCTTTTGTGGCGTCGACGCCGTTGCTGGAGGAGTCGTTGAAGGCTTGCGGCGTCGCCGATGCCTCGGTGGATAGCCACTTCGCCGTGATTAAAGTTGGTGGGACAGCATATGTCGCGTTCTCCGGCATCAAATTGGCCGCCGGAGTCGACCAAAGTTGCCGGAATTTGTTGCCGCTTCCCGATGAACTATTTTCTGGCTTGTGCATGGATGGGACGGATAATCCGCCCATGGTCCATGCCGGATTATTGCATCTTTTCCAATCCGTTTACACAAAAAATTTCTTCCGTAATCAG ATGGTAGAAATAATGAACACGAGCAAGTCAATAGTCATAACAGGACACTCAGTTGGAGGAGCAATTGCTTCCCTCTTAGCTCTTTGGCTTCTCTCCCACCCGCAAAATGTCTGTTCATTAATTTGCATTACTTTTGGCTCTCCAATGCTTGGCAATGAGTCCTTTTCCCAAACCATTCTTCAAGAAAGATGGGCTGGACATTTTTCCCATGTGGTTTCACAGCATGATATAGTGCCAAGACTGCTCTTTGCCCCTTCTCCTACCCCACTTATTGCACTGGCTTCGTCTTCTTGTTCTTTCCAGTTTATTTTTCACTTATCAGAGGAAAACAAGACTCAGCTATTCCGCGTTGTGTTGGCTTCTCTTGAAGTTATATCAAAAGGTGAATGTAAGAGTTCATTTTGGCCCTTTGGAAGCTACTTGTTCTTCACCAACATGGGTGCAGTTTGTGTCGATAATGGGATGCTTATCGTTAAGTTGCTTTACTTGATGTTACTGAATGGTTCACCAAGTTCTAGCCTCGAGGATCATCTTGGTTATACGCATTATATTCAGAAACTTCATTGGCAATTTATAGAGAGTAGAAGCTTCATGGGAGGCAATCTACCTGAGGCAAGCTATGAAGCAGGGATAACATTGGCGCTGGAGTCGCTAGGAATAGCTTCTCAT GAATTGAATTCAGAAGATGCTAAGAAGGCCCTGAAAGAGGCAAAAAAGTCAGGTCGAACTCGCAACCTTAATAGTGCCATCCTTGCAATTGATTTATCCAAGATCAATCCACTAAGAGCACAAATAGAGTGGTATAAAGCATCCTGTGATAAATCTAGTGATCAAATGGGATATTACGATTCGTACAAGCAACGAGGCAAACGAGGTGCCTCGAAAAGAGACTTTAAGGTCAATATGAACAGGATCAGACTTGCAAAGTTTTGGGATTCTGTGATTGACAAGTGGGAAAAGAATCAATTGCCTTATGATTTTCACAAGCGTGCGAAGTGGGTAAATGCTTCTCAGTTCTACAAACTCCTCGTAGAGCCACTCGATATCGCAGAGTACTATAGGAGTGGGATGCATCATGTGAAAGGCCACTATATGAAGCACGGTAGGGAGAGAAGGTACAAGATTTTTGATACGTGGTGGAATGACGGAGAGGTTGAGAATGGCACAGATCATACTACTGCTGCAAGGAGCAGGTTCGCGAGTTCGACACAAGATTCATGCTTTTGGGCTAAGGTTGAGGAGGCAAGAGACAGGCTGATTAAAGTCAGAGCTGAGGCTGATGCCAGAAAGTTTGTCAAGATATTGGAAGATATCACTAAGTTTGATCAATATGCGAGGAGATTGATTGAAAATAAGGAGGTTTCAATAGATGTTTTGGCCAAAAACTCAAGCTACACATTGTTTATAGAGGAATGGAAGGAATTCCAATCTCAGTTACAGCTGTTCCAACCTTACTTTCCTGGAATTCCTGAGGGTGAAATGGTTCCTTAG